A window of Pantoea agglomerans contains these coding sequences:
- a CDS encoding ABC transporter permease, producing the protein MTHLYWVALKSIWAKEINRFARIWIQTLVPPVITMTLYFIIFGNLIGSRIGDMHGFSYMQFIVPGLIMMAVITNAYANVASSFFSAKFQRNIEELLVAPVPTHIIIAGYVGGGVARGLCVGVLVTAVSLFFVPFHVHSWPMVALTLLLTAILFSLAGLLNAVFARTFDDISLIPTFVLTPLTYLGGVFYSLTLLPPFWQAVSKLNPVVYMISGFRFGFLGINDVPLVFTLSVLIAFILVFYILVYTLIQRGRGLRT; encoded by the coding sequence ATGACACATTTGTACTGGGTGGCGCTTAAGAGTATCTGGGCCAAGGAGATTAACCGTTTCGCGCGCATCTGGATCCAGACGCTGGTGCCGCCGGTGATCACCATGACGCTCTATTTTATTATTTTCGGCAACCTGATCGGCTCGCGCATCGGCGATATGCACGGCTTCAGCTATATGCAGTTTATCGTGCCGGGCCTGATTATGATGGCGGTGATCACCAACGCCTACGCCAACGTCGCCTCGTCGTTCTTCAGCGCCAAGTTTCAGCGCAATATCGAAGAGCTGCTGGTGGCACCGGTGCCGACGCATATCATTATTGCCGGCTATGTCGGCGGCGGCGTGGCGCGCGGTCTCTGCGTCGGGGTGCTGGTCACGGCGGTTTCGCTGTTTTTCGTGCCGTTCCACGTTCACTCCTGGCCGATGGTGGCGCTGACGCTGCTGCTGACGGCGATCCTCTTTTCGCTGGCTGGCCTGCTGAACGCGGTATTCGCGCGCACCTTCGACGATATCAGCCTGATCCCGACCTTTGTGCTGACGCCGCTGACCTATCTGGGCGGGGTGTTCTATTCGCTGACGCTGCTGCCGCCGTTCTGGCAGGCGGTGTCGAAGCTTAACCCGGTGGTCTATATGATCAGCGGCTTCCGCTTCGGCTTCCTCGGCATCAACGACGTGCCGCTGGTATTTACCCTGTCGGTGCTGATCGCCTTTATCCTGGTGTTTTATATTCTGGTCTACACGCTGATTCAGCGCGGACGCGGCCTGCGCACCTGA
- the cueO gene encoding multicopper oxidase CueO, translated as MHRRHFLKLTAALSAAGALPLWSRSLMAASRPLLPIPSRLEPDPRGQIQITAMTGTSQWQGKDVPTWGYNGALLGPAIVLRRGKQATVNILNRLPEATTLHWHGLAIPGDVDGGPMARIEPGATRQVSFTPDQPAATCWFHPHLHGKTGHQVAQGLAGLILLQDEETDKLRLPSQWGSDDVPLIFQDKRLTQDGSRIDYQLDIMSAAVGWFGDMMLTNGVQYPQQAVPRGWLRLRLLNGCNARSLHIAASDNRPLYVIGSDGGLLAEPVKVTSLPLLPGERFEVMVDTSDGKTFDIVTLLVEQMGMTLAPFDQPLPLVQILPLRVMASATLPDSLVQLPPVPSAEGANARWLQLMMDPQLDRQGMAALMQRYGDKAMGKAGGHHAMPAAGGHEGMAMNGHDMPTHDAHGGGAAQGYDFHSGNKINGQAFNMAKPMFNVTPGQLEKWTISGEGDKMLHPFHIHGTQFRILSENGKPPAPHRQGWKDMVNVDGWRSEVLVRFDHRAAAEHAYMAHCHLLEHEDTGMMLGFTVG; from the coding sequence ATGCATCGTCGCCACTTTCTCAAACTGACCGCAGCGCTGAGCGCGGCCGGGGCGCTGCCGCTCTGGAGTCGATCCCTGATGGCAGCCAGCCGTCCGCTGCTGCCGATTCCTTCACGGCTGGAGCCAGATCCGCGCGGCCAGATCCAGATCACCGCCATGACCGGCACCAGCCAGTGGCAGGGCAAGGATGTGCCGACATGGGGCTACAACGGCGCGCTGCTGGGGCCAGCCATCGTGCTGCGCCGCGGCAAGCAGGCCACGGTTAATATCCTTAACCGCCTGCCGGAAGCGACCACGCTGCACTGGCACGGGCTGGCGATCCCCGGCGACGTCGACGGCGGGCCGATGGCGCGTATTGAACCGGGTGCGACGCGCCAGGTCAGCTTTACGCCGGATCAGCCCGCCGCTACCTGCTGGTTCCATCCCCATCTGCATGGCAAAACCGGCCATCAGGTGGCGCAAGGACTGGCGGGCCTGATCCTGCTACAGGATGAGGAAACCGACAAGCTGCGCCTGCCGTCGCAGTGGGGCTCAGACGATGTGCCGCTGATTTTCCAGGACAAGCGGCTAACCCAGGACGGCAGCCGCATCGACTATCAGCTCGATATCATGAGCGCCGCGGTAGGCTGGTTCGGCGATATGATGCTGACCAACGGCGTACAGTATCCGCAGCAGGCGGTGCCGCGGGGCTGGCTGCGCCTGCGCCTGCTGAACGGCTGCAACGCGCGCTCGCTGCATATCGCCGCCAGCGACAACCGACCGCTCTATGTTATCGGCAGCGACGGTGGCCTGCTGGCGGAGCCGGTGAAGGTGACGTCGCTGCCGCTGCTGCCGGGAGAACGCTTCGAGGTGATGGTCGATACCTCTGACGGCAAAACCTTCGATATCGTCACTCTGCTGGTTGAGCAGATGGGCATGACGCTGGCGCCGTTCGACCAGCCGCTGCCGCTGGTGCAGATCCTGCCGCTGCGCGTAATGGCGAGCGCGACGCTGCCGGATAGTCTGGTGCAGCTGCCGCCGGTTCCCTCGGCGGAAGGCGCTAACGCACGCTGGCTGCAGCTAATGATGGATCCGCAGCTCGATCGGCAGGGCATGGCGGCGCTGATGCAGCGCTACGGCGATAAAGCGATGGGCAAGGCTGGCGGCCATCACGCCATGCCGGCAGCTGGCGGCCATGAGGGGATGGCGATGAACGGTCACGATATGCCGACGCATGACGCGCACGGCGGCGGCGCAGCGCAGGGCTACGATTTCCACAGCGGCAACAAGATCAACGGCCAGGCCTTTAATATGGCGAAGCCGATGTTTAACGTTACGCCCGGCCAGCTGGAAAAATGGACCATCTCCGGCGAAGGCGACAAGATGCTGCACCCCTTCCATATCCACGGCACGCAGTTCCGCATTCTTTCAGAAAACGGCAAGCCGCCTGCGCCGCACCGGCAGGGCTGGAAAGATATGGTCAATGTCGACGGCTGGCGCAGCGAAGTGCTGGTGCGCTTTGACCACCGCGCCGCCGCCGAACACGCCTATATGGCGCACTGCCACCTGCTCGAGCATGAAGACACCGGCATGATGCTGGGCTTCACCGTCGGCTAA
- the speD gene encoding adenosylmethionine decarboxylase, translated as MQKLKLHGFNNLTKSLSFCIYDICYANTEAERDGYIAYIDEQYNANRLTEILTETCSIIGANVLNIARQDYEPQGASVTILVSEEPIDPKDIDNSEHPGPLPNSVVAHLDKSHICVHTYPESHPEGGLCTFRADIEVSTCGVISPLKALNYLIHQLESDIVTVDYRVRGFTRDVNGVKHFIDHEINSIQNFMSEDMKAMYDMVDVNVYQENIFHTKMLLKEFDLKHYLFNTRPEDLSPAEHKRITDLLWKEMREIYYGRNIPAVGLKTF; from the coding sequence TTGCAAAAGCTTAAACTGCATGGCTTCAACAACCTGACCAAAAGCCTGAGTTTTTGTATTTACGATATTTGTTATGCGAATACTGAAGCCGAACGCGATGGCTATATCGCCTATATCGATGAGCAATACAATGCCAATCGCCTGACGGAGATCCTGACGGAAACCTGTTCGATTATCGGCGCGAACGTGCTTAATATTGCGCGCCAGGATTATGAACCGCAGGGCGCCAGCGTCACCATTCTGGTGAGCGAAGAGCCGATCGATCCAAAGGATATCGACAATTCAGAGCATCCTGGTCCGCTGCCTAATTCCGTTGTGGCGCACCTGGACAAGAGCCATATCTGCGTGCACACCTACCCGGAAAGCCATCCTGAAGGCGGCCTGTGCACCTTCCGTGCGGATATCGAAGTCTCAACCTGCGGCGTGATCTCCCCGCTGAAGGCGCTGAACTACCTGATCCACCAGCTGGAGTCCGATATCGTTACCGTCGACTACCGCGTGCGCGGCTTTACCCGCGACGTAAACGGCGTGAAACACTTTATCGACCATGAGATTAACTCGATCCAGAACTTTATGTCGGAAGATATGAAGGCGATGTATGACATGGTGGATGTGAACGTCTATCAGGAAAATATCTTTCACACCAAGATGTTGCTGAAAGAGTTCGACCTGAAGCACTACCTGTTCAATACCCGCCCTGAAGATCTCAGCCCGGCGGAACACAAACGCATTACCGA
- a CDS encoding YacC family pilotin-like protein has product MKKSIRILLLAGLFGFSSTSFALSESEAEDLADLTAVFVYLKNDCGYQDLPDAQIRKALVFFAQQNRWDLSNYAAYNMKALGEASYKDLSGIAITNDKKCKSLARDSLSLLAYVK; this is encoded by the coding sequence ATGAAGAAAAGCATCAGGATCCTGTTACTGGCAGGACTCTTTGGCTTCTCCTCCACCAGCTTCGCACTAAGCGAATCCGAAGCAGAAGATCTGGCCGATCTCACCGCGGTATTCGTTTACCTGAAAAATGATTGCGGCTATCAGGATCTGCCTGATGCGCAAATCCGCAAAGCCCTGGTGTTTTTCGCTCAGCAGAACCGCTGGGATTTGAGTAATTACGCGGCCTACAACATGAAGGCGCTTGGCGAAGCGAGCTATAAAGATCTGAGCGGCATCGCCATTACCAACGACAAGAAGTGCAAGTCGCTGGCGCGCGACTCCCTCAGCCTGCTCGCCTACGTTAAATAA
- a CDS encoding cystathionine gamma-synthase family protein yields the protein MSHNSSKKTHIGDRKLHPETQMLNYGYDPRLSEGAVKPPVFLTSTFVFNSAEEGRDFFDYVAGRREPPEGKSGGLVYSRFNHPNSEIVEDRLAIYEEAESCALFSSGMSAISTTLLTFARPGDVILHSQPLYGGTETLLSKTLHNLNIEPVGFSDGTDEEKVRAAAQTALSKGRVALILIETPANPTNSLVDIALIARIADEIGQQQGSRPVVACDNTLLGPLFQRPLNFGADISLYSLTKYVGGHSDLIAGAAMGSKALITQIRSLRSAIGTQLDPHSSWMIGRSLETLSLRMEKAWQNAEAVAAFLRDHEKVAKLQWLPYLDENSAEGRTFRQQCSGAGSTFSFDIVGGQPAAFRFLNALGLFKQAVSLGGTESLASHPGSTTHSGVPEAVRQRIGISDATIRLSIGIENAGDLVEDIRLALEKA from the coding sequence ATGTCCCATAACTCCAGTAAAAAAACCCATATTGGCGATCGTAAGCTGCATCCCGAAACCCAGATGCTTAACTACGGCTACGATCCGCGCCTGTCGGAAGGTGCGGTCAAACCGCCGGTCTTTCTGACCTCGACCTTTGTCTTTAACAGCGCCGAAGAGGGGCGTGACTTCTTTGATTATGTGGCGGGACGGCGTGAACCGCCGGAAGGCAAAAGCGGCGGGCTGGTCTATTCGCGCTTTAACCATCCCAACAGCGAAATCGTTGAAGATCGGCTGGCGATCTATGAAGAGGCGGAGAGCTGCGCCCTGTTCTCGTCGGGCATGTCGGCCATCTCTACCACGCTGCTGACCTTTGCGCGCCCGGGCGATGTGATCCTGCACTCGCAGCCGCTCTACGGCGGCACCGAGACGCTGCTGAGCAAAACGCTGCATAACCTGAATATTGAGCCGGTGGGCTTCAGCGACGGCACCGATGAAGAGAAAGTGCGCGCCGCCGCGCAGACGGCGCTGAGCAAGGGTCGCGTCGCGCTGATCCTGATCGAGACGCCGGCCAACCCCACCAACAGCCTGGTCGATATTGCGCTGATCGCGCGCATCGCTGATGAGATTGGCCAGCAGCAGGGATCGCGTCCGGTGGTCGCCTGCGACAATACCCTGCTCGGCCCGCTGTTTCAGCGTCCGCTGAACTTCGGTGCCGATATCTCGCTCTACTCGCTGACCAAATATGTCGGCGGTCACTCCGACCTGATTGCCGGCGCGGCGATGGGCAGCAAGGCGCTGATTACCCAGATACGCTCGCTGCGCAGCGCCATCGGTACCCAGCTCGATCCCCACTCCAGCTGGATGATTGGCCGTTCGCTGGAGACGCTGTCGCTGCGCATGGAGAAGGCCTGGCAGAACGCCGAGGCGGTGGCCGCCTTTTTGCGCGACCATGAAAAGGTGGCGAAGCTGCAGTGGCTGCCCTACCTCGACGAGAACAGCGCCGAAGGCCGTACTTTCCGCCAGCAGTGCAGCGGCGCCGGCTCGACCTTCTCATTTGATATTGTGGGCGGACAGCCCGCCGCCTTCCGTTTCCTTAACGCGCTGGGGCTGTTTAAACAGGCGGTGAGCCTGGGCGGCACCGAGTCCCTTGCCAGCCACCCCGGCAGCACCACCCATTCTGGCGTGCCGGAGGCGGTCAGGCAGCGCATCGGCATCAGCGACGCCACTATCCGCCTCTCTATCGGCATCGAGAACGCCGGCGATCTGGTGGAAGATATTCGCCTGGCGCTCGAGAAAGCCTGA
- the speE gene encoding polyamine aminopropyltransferase, translating to MAQKEMWYETLHAGFGQYFTVDKELYREKTAHQDLIIFENAQMGRVMALDGVVQTTERDEFIYHEMMTHVPLLAHGAAKRVLIIGGGDGAMLREVARHQQLESITMVEIDAGVVTFCQQYLPNHSQGAYQDPRLNLVIDDGVNFVSQTQEKFDVIISDCTDPVGPGESLFTSEFYAGCKNALNPGGIFVAQNGVCFLQQEEAINSHRKLSHYFADVSFYQAAIPTYYGGIMTFAWASDNPALRHLDLATLQTRFAASGLTCRYYNPAIHAGSFALPQYLLTALSAEQPL from the coding sequence ATGGCGCAAAAAGAAATGTGGTATGAAACCCTTCATGCCGGTTTCGGACAATATTTCACGGTCGATAAAGAGCTGTACCGGGAAAAGACCGCGCATCAGGATTTGATCATCTTCGAAAACGCGCAGATGGGCCGCGTAATGGCGCTGGACGGCGTGGTGCAGACCACCGAGCGCGACGAATTTATCTATCACGAAATGATGACGCACGTGCCGCTGCTGGCGCACGGCGCGGCGAAGCGCGTGCTGATTATCGGCGGCGGCGACGGCGCGATGCTGCGCGAGGTGGCACGTCATCAGCAGCTGGAAAGCATAACGATGGTAGAGATTGACGCCGGCGTAGTGACCTTTTGCCAGCAATATCTCCCTAATCACAGCCAGGGCGCTTATCAGGATCCGCGTCTCAATCTGGTGATCGACGATGGCGTAAACTTCGTCAGCCAGACTCAGGAAAAATTCGATGTGATCATCTCCGACTGCACCGATCCTGTCGGACCGGGCGAGAGCCTGTTCACCTCAGAATTTTACGCTGGCTGCAAAAACGCCCTTAATCCTGGCGGCATTTTCGTGGCGCAGAACGGCGTCTGCTTTCTGCAGCAGGAGGAAGCGATCAACAGCCATCGTAAACTCAGCCACTATTTCGCCGACGTCAGTTTTTATCAGGCAGCGATCCCGACCTACTACGGCGGCATTATGACTTTCGCCTGGGCAAGCGATAATCCGGCGCTGCGTCACCTTGACCTCGCCACGCTGCAAACGCGTTTCGCGGCGTCGGGCCTGACCTGCCGCTACTATAACCCGGCTATCCATGCCGGCAGCTTTGCGCTGCCGCAGTACCTGCTGACCGCCCTGTCCGCTGAACAGCCTTTATAA
- the hpt gene encoding hypoxanthine phosphoribosyltransferase — translation MKHTVEVMISEEAIATRIAELGKEISERYRDSGSEMVLVGLLRGSFMFMADLCRAVEVPHEVDFMTASSYGSGMSSSRDVKILKDLDEDIRGKDVLIVEDIIDSGNTLSKVREILRLREPKSLAICTLLDKPERREVEVTVEYVGFTIPDEFVVGFGIDYAQRYRHLPFIGKVVPLES, via the coding sequence TTGAAACATACTGTTGAAGTGATGATTTCCGAAGAGGCGATCGCAACGCGCATTGCCGAACTGGGTAAAGAGATTTCCGAGCGCTATCGCGACAGCGGCAGCGAGATGGTGCTGGTCGGTCTGCTGCGCGGCTCCTTTATGTTTATGGCCGATCTCTGCCGCGCCGTCGAGGTGCCTCACGAAGTCGACTTTATGACCGCCTCCAGCTACGGCAGCGGCATGTCCAGCTCGCGCGACGTAAAAATCCTCAAGGATCTCGATGAAGATATTCGCGGCAAAGATGTGCTGATTGTCGAAGATATCATCGACTCCGGCAATACGCTGAGCAAGGTGCGCGAGATCCTGCGCCTGCGCGAGCCGAAATCTCTCGCCATCTGCACGCTGCTGGATAAGCCCGAGCGTCGCGAAGTAGAAGTAACGGTGGAGTATGTCGGCTTCACCATTCCTGACGAGTTCGTGGTCGGCTTCGGCATCGACTACGCCCAGCGCTATCGTCATCTGCCCTTTATCGGCAAAGTGGTGCCGCTCGAATCCTGA
- a CDS encoding ABC transporter ATP-binding protein, with product MTYALELSRLTKTYSGGVQALKGIDLKVEAGDFYALLGPNGAGKSTTIGIISSLVNKSGGSVRVFGYDLEKEVVNAKRQLGLVPQEFNFNPFETVQQIVVNQAGYYGVERRDAQQRAEKYLTQLDLWGKRNERARMLSGGMKRRLMIARALMHEPKLLILDEPTAGVDIELRRSMWTFLKELNEKGTTIILTTHYLEEAEMLCRNIGIIQSGELVENTSMKGLLAKLQSETFILDLAPGSALPTLEGFQYRLVDASTLEVEVMREQGLNSVFGQLSAQGVQVLSMRNKANRLEELFVSLVQGKGVKA from the coding sequence ATGACTTATGCACTGGAACTTTCCCGGCTGACCAAGACCTATTCCGGCGGCGTGCAGGCGCTGAAGGGCATAGATCTTAAGGTCGAAGCCGGCGATTTTTATGCGCTGCTGGGGCCAAACGGCGCGGGCAAATCGACCACCATCGGAATTATCAGTTCGCTGGTGAACAAATCTGGCGGCAGCGTACGGGTGTTCGGCTACGACCTCGAAAAAGAGGTGGTGAACGCCAAACGCCAGCTCGGCCTGGTGCCGCAGGAGTTTAACTTCAATCCGTTCGAGACCGTGCAGCAAATTGTGGTGAACCAGGCGGGCTACTACGGGGTAGAGCGCCGCGATGCGCAGCAGCGCGCAGAGAAGTATCTGACGCAGCTCGATCTCTGGGGCAAGCGCAACGAGCGCGCGCGGATGCTCTCCGGCGGCATGAAGCGCCGTCTGATGATCGCCCGCGCGCTGATGCATGAGCCGAAGCTGCTGATCCTCGACGAACCGACGGCAGGCGTCGATATCGAGCTGCGTCGCTCGATGTGGACCTTCCTTAAAGAGCTGAACGAAAAAGGCACCACCATTATTTTGACCACGCACTATCTGGAAGAGGCAGAGATGCTGTGCCGCAACATCGGCATTATCCAGAGCGGCGAGCTGGTGGAGAACACCTCGATGAAGGGACTGCTGGCCAAGCTGCAGTCGGAAACCTTTATTCTCGATCTGGCGCCGGGCAGCGCGCTGCCGACGCTGGAAGGGTTCCAGTATCGTCTGGTGGACGCCTCAACGCTGGAGGTTGAAGTTATGCGCGAACAGGGTCTGAACAGCGTGTTCGGCCAGCTGAGCGCGCAGGGCGTGCAGGTATTAAGCATGCGTAACAAGGCGAACCGCCTGGAAGAGCTGTTTGTCAGCCTGGTGCAGGGTAAAGGAGTAAAAGCATGA